The proteins below come from a single Zonotrichia leucophrys gambelii isolate GWCS_2022_RI chromosome 3, RI_Zleu_2.0, whole genome shotgun sequence genomic window:
- the BVES gene encoding blood vessel epicardial substance isoform X2 — translation MNTTAMSPLTVTPLGFVPDLKNSTLDPFNETACENWKEIHHLVFHVANICFAVGLVIPTSLNLHMILLRGLLTIGCALFIIWATLYRCALDIMIWNSVFLVVNLLHFIYLVYKRRPIKIEKELSSLYKRMFEPLHVPPELFQRLTGQFCNIQTLKTGQAYAAEDKTSVDDRLSILLKGKMKVSYRGHFLHNIYPCAFIDSPEFRSTQMNRGEKFQVTIIADDNCKFLCWSRERLTFFLESEPFLYEIFKYLIGKDITNKLYSLNDPTLNDKASKKIDRQPSLCSQLSVMQMRNSMASTSDSEDGLQMFLRGTSSASSLRNNQQEFYNAYGVSRLQHDVFC, via the exons ATGAATACCACAGCAATGAGCCCACTCACTGTTACTCCACTAGGTTTTGTTCCAGACTTAAAAAATTCCACCCTTGATCCTTTCAATGAGACTGCATGTGAAAACTGGAAAGAGATTCATCATCTTGTTTTCCACGTGGCAAACATTTGCTTTGCAGTTGGGCTGGTCATTCCAACCTCTTTGAACCTTCATATGATTCTCCTGCGAGGCCTGCTCACCATAG GATGTGCATTATTCATCATTTGGGCTACACTCTATCGTTGTGCCTTGGACATAATGATCTGGAATTCTGTGTTTTTGGTTGTCAACCTTTTGCATTTCATATACCTTGTGTATAAAAGGAGGCCG ATCAAGATAGAGAAGGAACTTAGCAGCCTCTACAAGAGAATGTTTGAACCTCTCCATGTGCCTCCAGAGCTCTTCCAAAGACTAACTGGACAATTCTGCAACATTCAGACTTTGAAGACAGGTCAAGCCTATGCAGCAGAAGATAAAACATCAGTTGATGATAGGCTAAGCATCCTGCTGAAGGGGAA aatGAAGGTGTCTTATCGAGGGCATTTTCTGCATAATATTTACCCCTGTGCCTTTATAGATTCTCCTGAATTTCGATCAACGCAGATGAACCGGGGTGAGAAATTCCAG GTTACCATTATTGCAGATGATAACTGCAAGTTCCTGTGCTGGTCCAGGGAACGACTGACTTTCTTTCTGGAGTCTGAGCCATTTCTTTATGAGATCTTTAAGTACCTTATTGGCAAAGAtattacaaataaactttattcATTGAATGACCCAACCTTAAATGACAAG gctTCAAAGAAGATTGACCggcagcccagcctctgctctcagctctcGGTGATGCAGATGAGGAACAGCATGGCCAGCACCAGTGACAGCGAGGACGGCCTGCAGATGTTCCTTCGTGGGACTTCCTCTGCATCCTCTCTTC
- the POPDC3 gene encoding popeye domain-containing protein 3, with translation MGENASFWESLIYAHPTCTSWKQEAEGSIYHLASIFFVVGFMGGSGFFGLLYVFSLLGLGFLCSSVWAWLDVCAADIFSWNFVLFAICFVQFVYVTYQVRSVAFDREFQELYSALFQPLGISLTVYRKIVLCCDAEVVTLEKEHCYAMQGKTPIDKLSLLVSGRIRVTVDGEFLHYIFPLQFLDSPEWDSLRPTEEGIFQVTLTAETDCRYVAWRRKKLYLLFAKHRFISRLFSILIGSDIAEKLYALNDRVHVGQGFRYDIRLPNFYHVALPEPPPVLPPPRPHRLQRGSPRRPPAAPANCGSFLAPS, from the exons ATGGGAGAAAATGCAAGTTTTTGGGAAAGTCTGATATATGCACATCCTACATGTACCAGCTGGAAGCAAGAGGCAGAGGGATCTATCTACCACCTAGCCAGTATTTTCTTTGTCGTGGGCTTCATGGGTGGAAGTGGATTCTTTGGGCTCCTCTACGTCTTCAGCTTGCTCGGACTGGgctttctctgctcttctgttTGGGCTTGGCTGGATGTGTGTGCTGCTGATATATTCTCCTGGAACTTTGTACTGTTCGCCATCTGCTTCGTCCAGTTCGTTTATGTTACCTACCAGGTGCGGAGTGTTGCCTTTGACAGGGAATTCCAGGAACTCTacagtgctctcttccagccTCTGGGGATTTCCTTGACTGTGTACAGGAAGATTGTCCTGTGCTGTGATGCAGAAGTGGTTACACTGGAGAAGGAGCATTGTTATGCCATGCAGGGCAAAACACCTATTGACAAACTGTCCTTGCTTGTGTCAGGCAG GATCAGAGTGACAGTTGATGGGGAGTTTCTGCattatatttttcctcttcaattTCTGGACTCTCCTGAATGGGATTCACTGAGGCCCACAGAAGAGGGAATTTTCCAG gtaaCACTCACAGCAGAGACAGACTGTCGGTACGTGGCCTGGAGGAGAAAGAAGCTCTACCTGCTGTTCGCCAAGCACCGCTTCATCTCCCGCCTCTTCTCCATCCTGATCGGGAGCGACATCGCCGAGAAGCTGTACGCGCTCAACGACCGGGTGCACGTGGGCCAGGGCTTCAGGTACGACATCCGCCTGCCCAACTTCTACCACGTGGCGCTGCCGGAGCCGCCCCCGgtgctgccgccgccgcgcccgcaCCGCCTGCAGCGGGGCtcgccccgccgcccgcccgccgcgcccgccaACTGCGGCTCCTTCCTCGCCCCCTCctag
- the LOC135445164 gene encoding transcription initiation factor TFIID subunit 4-like → MKTGHERCASLVMKATLKASFSLLKKHLAGRVLRCPSSGFCRPRGLPAAGGPGLSRTPHNSFGATGGEGTPGSQTGPGSAAAASGEGVRDGRQFPPPRLPRPGPAPRGSPGAPLRLPRSIPSALPGRSRGCPAPSAPGPAEAPARCGRSVPAPLAPPAAPAAPLPILVTAAAPCPPRDAGSPAATGNSPSPSRPGCPETFPERGAGKR, encoded by the exons ATGAAAACCGGGCATGAACGGTGCGCCAGCCTGGTGATGAAGGCGACCCTGAAGGCGTCCTTCTCCCTTCTGAAGAAACACCTTGCTGGG CGGGTTTTAAGGTGCCCAAGTTCAGGGTTCTGCCGTCCCCGAGGGCTCCCCGCCGCCGGCGGCCCCGGCCTCTCCCGTACCCCCCACAACAGCTTCGGTGCCACCGGCGGCGAGGGAACCCCGGGGAGCCAGACTGGGCCGGGGAGCGCGGCCGCCGCCTCAGGAGAAGGCGTGCGGGACGGGCGGCAGTTCCCGCCGCCGcggctgccccggcccggccccgctccccgaGGATCCCCCGGAGCTCCCCTGAGGCTCCCCCGGAGCATTCCCTCGGCTCTCCCGGGGcgctcccggggctgccccgcgccctcagccccgggcccggcggaGGCGCCTGCGCGCTGCGGCCGCTCGGTGCCGGCCCCGCTGGCGCCGCCCGCAGCTCCCGCGGCTCCTCTGCCTATTTTAGTCACAGCCGCGGCTCCGTGCCCGCCGCGGGACGCGGGGTCGCCGGCGGCGACGGGCAACAGCCCCAGCCCGTCCCGTCCGGGCTGCCCGGAAACTTTCCCGGAGCGCGGGGCAGGTAAGCGGTGA